The genomic stretch GAATATTCGCCGTTCTTCGAAAATATTGTAACGAGAAGAGTGGGGAAAATTGTCTAAACCATTCCAGTTAGGCTCAAGTCTAGCGGAAATAATATTCTACTATTAGCCACTCATTTATTTTCAAACCTCCGTACCCATTTACTATTATTTGATTGACTAATCTTTTATATTGGAATGGGtgaaaaatcaaatgttttggAAATTCCTCATGGGGGGATGAATCAAGATAAGTAAATcttttcaaacttcaaactagtggatgtaaaataaattttaaacttCCTACtttataattaatattttatgagaaaaaaaatcttgtcaaTTTGAAAATGTCAAAACTGATCCAAATGTGAAAAGACCATATTATCTCTTTGCTATGTTCTAAAGATCCTCTAGTGCACCCTACCGGCAAGGTTCTTTCACCCTTTTGTTATTTAATGGATGTgggtaattttatttatttattgagaaAGAAAATGCTACTTGGTCGTGTGGTTCTATACACCTAAGTATCCAACCGGAAGGATTGGGTTGGTCATTTTGCACACTTTGTGTTTAGGCATACGAACGCAAAACGGGGTAgaattctttttatcttttttattgtattttaaaAATGTGGAGTCCATATGAATGAATGATATAATTTTTTACCACTAATTGGTGTTAGCATTTAGATTCCTTCCACCCTGTCAGCATGGGAAACCCtcccctagaaaaaaaaaaaaaaaaaaaaaaaaaaaaattctcaaccCAAAAGAAGAACAGGGCAAGAGATACCTACCATTAACGATGCTGTGATTGTTTCCTTTATTATCTGCTTCATCCGCTGGTAACCCATATATAACTTTTCTTCTATGAAAGCATCCTGTTCCACAATATAATGGTCCTTGCAGTCCTAGAAACCCACGAATGATGTACTGAAAAAGAACAAAGatatgtaagagagagagagagaaagagcagtGAAAAGGAAATCTGTAATGGTGACTCACTTCGGCTGCGACTATATACTGATTTCCAAAAGGGTCATCCTTAAGACCTCCATAGAACATCTGTGGGTACTGAACGAAACCACTTGCAGACTCTTTATCAAATCCAAGCAGGAGACACATCGAATGAAGCACAAGCTGTGGATTGTTAGCGAACATGTCGCAGTCCACATTAAGCATGAAAGGAGAGTTTGTCATCACTCCTGATACTCTagtctgattaaaaaaaaaaaacacacatttttttgaattttttttttttgggcatatAATTTAATTAATGTGCAAGACAAGTTCATATATAATTGAAACTGAAGCTTAATTAATGGTGTGTTTTGAGTTAATATGAACTTCTAACCAAGACATTCATTGCCCCTGCTTTGAAATGATGTGGGTGTTTTGGCCTCTTTTCTCTTGACAAGTATATGAGATGTGGTATCCCTTCTGAAATATTTTCCTTGTTCTCCCATATAACCTGCAAACCATTATCAAAAGTAATGGTTTCAACATGCattcaaggaaaaaagaaaaaaaaaatgttttcaacatGTATATATGGGTTTATTCATTAGTTATTGTGTGGGTTCGGATTATTGAATAGATATTGAACGGCAGGTCTGATTGGATGGAGTCCAATTGGGAGTGATCACTATAATGTGTTAATGCGCTTTAATTAATTACCTTAATGTATAAAGTGTCATCATTGTCATGTAGGTCTATTAGTAATTGAGCCTTATTATGGAATATGTCCATTTACTTTTATTTCAGGATTGATCCCTACTCCCCcatctaaaaggaaaaaaaatgaccaCTGGGTCCGCACCGTTGTGCCAACATGGGGGCTAGTGAAGGGGTGCACATGGGCATAAAGAAAGGATGGGATTTTTGAGTTTTATACGGGTGGGTGTAATTTTCACAGCCAATTGTGTCTAGTTGTTGGGGTTATACGAACTGATTTCTTTTTTGCTGCTACCCGTGCTCGTagcaaaagaaatgaaataattcacttccctaCGGTTTCACAAATACCCTAATAGGTTTTAGCATTTTTCAAGATACCCttcaagatttcatttcttttgatTGTGAGCACGACTTAGCTGCAACATCGAGCAAAATTTCCTCCCACCCAGTCAGGGACCATTCTATAGTAACTATTTTGAACAAGTAAGTTGCATAGGGTTTCTTGTTTTTTGAGGAAAGTTGTATAGGGATAAAAGCTACAAAAGAGTTCTTCCACAAACTAACAATGGAAAATTTGCAACAGTGTTCTTAATTACCTTAACTATGCTAGGATGGTTTCCACGTTCAATTCCAGAGAAAGCTGCAAATTCTCCAATCAATTCACATGGGACTCCTTTCTGAATCGCCTCTCCAATTCTCTGGCAAAGTTGTCCATATCCATtctaaccaaaaaaagaaaaaattcctgtGTGAGATGTAGcagcttttatttatttattctttttggtAGGAGAAAAATTGTGCTCCACGGTAGTGAACATAGCGCCCCTAAGGCAAGTCCCATACGATAAACAGTGTTTCCGCAAGACCAATGAGTAATAATGAACATGtcaagactcaaacccacaactaGTCAGCTAACTCAAGCGGTGATgagttgagggcattttcaccaccaGGTTATCAACCCCACTGGTTAGGAGCTTTTCATTTTGATGCCTATCAAAACGTCGATATGGATCAGAGTTAATTAATTACCTTAATCTCCCTCCATTCCTGTCCAAATTCCGGTGAGAGGAGGACGTCGGTGGCTGCCTTAGGCTCTTCCTCGCCGTCGCCGAAGAAATACATAAAAGGGGCTCTGACTTGAACATCATACTTCTTACAGAAAGGTACCCAGAGCTTAGCAAACTTGGATGCTTCCATTAGAGAATAGAAGGTAATAGGTGAAGCTCCATCATCAGAGACATAGCAAGCGAGCTTGTGAGGTGGGTAATCAAGAGCTAACAAGGAGAGTACAGTGTTTACTGTGATGATTGGTGGTTCAAGAATAGAGTCTGCTGTAGTCACAAACAAGTCCACCGGGGGAAGCTCCACACCCCTACTTGTTAACAAAttgaaataaagtaaaaaagtgagagaaaattaataaaatctaTTATGGATTTGTTGTATAGAGAGATAAATATATATACCGATTTAAGAGGCGTTGGGGATAAGTTCTGTAGTGAAAAGGGTTCCATTTAACATTCATGGTGAGGACCCAATAGAAGGTGAAGAATGACTCGAAGAGGAATGCGAGTTGCCAAGCCATACTATTGTTGATGTTAAGAGATACGAGGCgataagagaggagagagaggaggaggaagaagatggtgaGTTCTACGGCTCTCTTTAGGGTTCTCTTACGAGGGATTCCCTCTTGTAGGGGGAGAAGAATGGTATCAGCCATGGTAGAAGCCGAACTGATGAGGTACTAGCTTGCTCTCCAGGGAACGACACTGGAACGCTTTAGGGGTATGACGAGCTcatactagagagagagagagagagagagagagagagagagatgctgtTCTCGTTGAATCCTCATCTCACTACCTGATAACATTTTAAAGGTGAAAATGCTAAACTCGCGGCTTGTGTGATCTGGATCTGCTATCACATGTAACATTATTCTCTATATTATTTTCAAGGGAAAATGAATTCTATCCGAGACTGTAGTGTATGTGGTTCGTGTACGAGAATAATCTTGTATGTCCTTGTTTCATAGATTTGGaatccactttctctctctttatttaatagattttaaatccaTAGATTAAGAACGTATGAGATTGTTCTCGAGTTTATCACTTTTTTCTCCCCcaatgaaatgacatatttggCCCTCTTTTgtgtgaggagagagaaaagagagatttaGAGAGCACTAACATAAGCTGCTATACTCCTAGATATAGAGAACTATTTCCCTATTTTCAAATTGAGAAAAACAAGCTTGAAAGGCAGCATGGCTCTTGTGGGGGAAATGATCATCCCACATCTCATGAAAGACAGAAATCTCACCATTGTTGATGCTTCTGTACACATTTTCATTGATCCCACATTGACGCAATGGCCACACTAAATGTTAGGGAACCCTTAcccttttaatttttacatttttcatgaaaaaaaaaaaaaaaaaaaaacagtatgGAGATTAAATGGGGTGTGTAGCTCCTGCGCCTGAATTCCTCCACATGACATATCTGTCTTTTTAGGGTTCAAAGACCCACGACAGGGCCATACCGCCATACAAGGACCCAAAAGGGACCAAATAGGGGCCCAATGGGCCTACTTATTGATACAGTATTGCTACTACTACCAATTACCTAGCGGGTATGGGTAGAATGGTCGAACAATCGTTCACTCCCTAGATATACCTTACATCTCTACTGGCTAGCTGCAGCCACCATGGAGGAA from Macadamia integrifolia cultivar HAES 741 chromosome 14, SCU_Mint_v3, whole genome shotgun sequence encodes the following:
- the LOC122061575 gene encoding cellulose synthase-like protein H1 isoform X1, whose product is MADTILLPLQEGIPRKRTLKRAVELTIFFLLLSLLSYRLVSLNINNSMAWQLAFLFESFFTFYWVLTMNVKWNPFHYRTYPQRLLNRGVELPPVDLFVTTADSILEPPIITVNTVLSLLALDYPPHKLACYVSDDGASPITFYSLMEASKFAKLWVPFCKKYDVQVRAPFMYFFGDGEEEPKAATDVLLSPEFGQEWREIKNGYGQLCQRIGEAIQKGVPCELIGEFAAFSGIERGNHPSIVKVIWENKENISEGIPHLIYLSREKRPKHPHHFKAGAMNVLTRVSGVMTNSPFMLNVDCDMFANNPQLVLHSMCLLLGFDKESASGFVQYPQMFYGGLKDDPFGNQYIVAAEYIIRGFLGLQGPLYCGTGCFHRRKVIYGLPADEADNKGNNHSIVNGKSLESLQTKFGDSKEFAKSAAQILYGTNNSINRPLNLSSCIDAAIHVAGSAYEYKTDWGTKAGLVYGSTTEDLLTGIRIHARGWRSVYSDLDSPAFLGCAPTGGPVIMIQMTRWVTGFLEILFSSRSPLLATITAKLRFRQCLAYFYLLLWGPRSLPEFFYALLPAYSIFTNTHFLPTVSEPAIFIPSALFIIYKLYTLSEYIQCRLSIRTWWNNVRMSWITTTTACLFGCLSFFPKLVGLSENIFEVTPKDNQVTSIQGSDADADHGRFTFNDSPIFMPPTILLFVNLTALFMAIVDGSWLGIGEIICCAWMVLTFLPFLKGLFRTGIYGIPWSTTWKSAALALLFLHFSRHWASKG
- the LOC122061575 gene encoding cellulose synthase-like protein H1 isoform X3 — its product is MADTILLPLQEGIPRKRTLKRAVELTIFFLLLSLLSYRLVSLNINNSMAWQLAFLFESFFTFYWVLTMNVKWNPFHYRTYPQRLLNRGVELPPVDLFVTTADSILEPPIITVNTVLSLLALDYPPHKLACYVSDDGASPITFYSLMEASKFAKLWVPFCKKYDVQVRAPFMYFFGDGEEEPKAATDVLLSPEFGQEWREIKNGYGQLCQRIGEAIQKGVPCELIGEFAAFSGIERGNHPSIVKVIWENKENISEGIPHLIYLSREKRPKHPHHFKAGAMNVLLVLHSMCLLLGFDKESASGFVQYPQMFYGGLKDDPFGNQYIVAAEYIIRGFLGLQGPLYCGTGCFHRRKVIYGLPADEADNKGNNHSIVNGKSLESLQTKFGDSKEFAKSAAQILYGTNNSINRPLNLSSCIDAAIHVAGSAYEYKTDWGTKAGLVYGSTTEDLLTGIRIHARGWRSVYSDLDSPAFLGCAPTGGPVIMIQMTRWVTGFLEILFSSRSPLLATITAKLRFRQCLAYFYLLLWGPRSLPEFFYALLPAYSIFTNTHFLPTVSEPAIFIPSALFIIYKLYTLSEYIQCRLSIRTWWNNVRMSWITTTTACLFGCLSFFPKLVGLSENIFEVTPKDNQVTSIQGSDADADHGRFTFNDSPIFMPPTILLFVNLTALFMAIVDGSWLGIGEIICCAWMVLTFLPFLKGLFRTGIYGIPWSTTWKSAALALLFLHFSRHWASKG
- the LOC122061575 gene encoding cellulose synthase-like protein H1 isoform X2, with the translated sequence MADTILLPLQEGIPRKRTLKRAVELTIFFLLLSLLSYRLVSLNINNSMAWQLAFLFESFFTFYWVLTMNVKWNPFHYRTYPQRLLNRGVELPPVDLFVTTADSILEPPIITVNTVLSLLALDYPPHKLACYVSDDGASPITFYSLMEASKFAKLWVPFCKKYDVQVRAPFMYFFGDGEEEPKAATDVLLSPEFGQEWREIKNGYGQLCQRIGEAIQKGVPCELIGEFAAFSGIERGNHPSIVKVIWENKENISEGIPHLIYLSREKRPKHPHHFKAGAMNVLTRVSGVMTNSPFMLNVDCDMFANNPQLVLHSMCLLLGFDKESASGFVQYPQMFYGGLKDDPFGNQYIVAAEYIIRGFLGLQGPLYCGTGCFHRRKVIYGLPADEADNKGNNHSIVNESLQTKFGDSKEFAKSAAQILYGTNNSINRPLNLSSCIDAAIHVAGSAYEYKTDWGTKAGLVYGSTTEDLLTGIRIHARGWRSVYSDLDSPAFLGCAPTGGPVIMIQMTRWVTGFLEILFSSRSPLLATITAKLRFRQCLAYFYLLLWGPRSLPEFFYALLPAYSIFTNTHFLPTVSEPAIFIPSALFIIYKLYTLSEYIQCRLSIRTWWNNVRMSWITTTTACLFGCLSFFPKLVGLSENIFEVTPKDNQVTSIQGSDADADHGRFTFNDSPIFMPPTILLFVNLTALFMAIVDGSWLGIGEIICCAWMVLTFLPFLKGLFRTGIYGIPWSTTWKSAALALLFLHFSRHWASKG